A region of the Melitaea cinxia chromosome 1, ilMelCinx1.1, whole genome shotgun sequence genome:
cACACATAACAACTAAATTTCACTTTTCGCATCATAATTGTTATGATAATAGAAAGCTGGATACGTAATAGGATAAATTTTATGATGATAAGAAATGTTTAGACGTACCCACATTTGTTAGTGTTATAGTCTTACTTTCTACATACAAAATTACGAGTACAACTAACGAATAATTTAGAAGAAGAGTCATTCTATAATTAAGTGAAACTTTATGCTTATAGCCAACTAATTAGTAGTCTCAGTATTTAGGCACGTGCATCAGAGCCAAAAGTGACTTGGAAAGATTAGTGCAGCAATTTAAAGAAActatatatcattattttattgattttcatttatttcttttcgATTCTACCGgaggtatataattttaataaaatactttcaatCGCATTAACAtcttactaaaatttattagaGAGATTTTGGACTCAATAATATAcgtatatctttttaatttttatttttaaagatattattttaattaatttatatttagtttttaacatattatgtatccttcttctacacggagaaagagacctatgcccagccgcGGGATGTTACAGACAATCAATAGATCAATATTAcgtcttttattaattatatgtagttacatgttaataaatttaaatataaataattatataggtacaaaACAGTAAACATTTGGTTTTGAAGTTACGTGCTCTCAATATGTCAAAAGCATCCGGAAAAAGATGGACTTAATAGCTAAGTTAGtttcaataaatgaaaataatgcaTTTAACCGTCCGTTAAGTACAGCACATATTCTTCCTTAAGATCCTTAGTGTGTATATAGATTAATTTCAAATAGTTTATACTTCGTTCTAAAGAATGACGAAAAGTAACATTTTAGGAAAGTTTTTCgttagttaaataatacaattatttgaagttataaaaatactttataaaaaggAACACATTAATATTTTGCAATACACAATATGTttgcttttaataataaataattccgTGAATGATTACTCTCGCAGCAAATCCGCATTGCAAGCGTTTGTACACGAGTATTTAATTTCTTACTCTTAAACGAACATCTTAGCAAAATATGACGTATGTGAGGTTTCTAAACGTATGCTGCATTGAATTGCTGAGTTGATATAGAGAAATGGAAAGTCTTGACTAAAGTTACATTTCACGTTGCTTTCTTTTAACCATCTCGAATGAAATCTGTTGCTGTTAGATTATTTATTACCATCGATTTTATCATAATTCCGTAACGGATATAAGAGAGTTTAAGTAAAATATGTGGTGTTTTAGTAAAGTCTGCGTTTtgctgtttatatttatatctgtatattaattttcaacTCGTTCGTAATTTGGAAAACTGATTTATTTTCAATGAGATTTTAGAAACGATTCATATCAGTGAATATACAAACCTTTTTAAAGTAGTTCTAGACAGtcctaaataaaaatagaataatattaatatagactcctcacaaaatattaattataacttaattatttaaataaaacagctaaaaactaaataaatgatATGTTTAACGAAACAATAATATAACCAAACATAAGCCAGACTATTTTGCATGTCGCCTTAGGTGTACTTTACAATGGTTCAATGAGTAAATGTACTATTGCTAACAATACCTACTAATTTGGAacgaatgtaatatatttattaagatgtCAAGATACTGATGTGGATGATTTGAAGGAAGCTCTTCAGTCTGACAAAAAGCTTTGATTGATggcattatatattaatatttttgatcgcattttttattgttaataattaacttttttgtaattataaaccATTGTATCATAAGTAAATCTTGAattcttattataaaacttaaaatatttcaacatcTACACATTTCGTATTTTTGTGTTCAAGCAGTCAGTTTTCGATATAGTtttaactttttcggatttagTAATAATGTTGTATTACAATGAAACGATATTATAGCTAATGAtttaaataacgttaaaaaatCAGAcacaatgttttataaaaaaaaaaacaagtagaAAGTGAATCTATTTAAGggttattgtttatatttatgctCACGTCGTGATTTTGATTAAACAAGTGTCGGCCTATATTTGCCGTGTTCTTGTCCGCCGCTAATTGAACTTGCTCGGCACCTGCTACTCAGACCATTATTATAATATCCTATACAGATTATATGAAAATAGCAAATGCCCGAGGGTCCACTTTCTTGCAAACAAATAGCCTAGTTTCGGTCCGATTGATCggcaacataaaaaaataattgctatGTTCATCGCAACGATAATATTAACGTGaagatgaaacaaaaaatactatatatgtatttaatattcaaaGATATTTTTTCTTGAATTAGATTGTATTCcccttttatatacatataattctctttaataaaatatcgaattattaaaaaaagtgtacaaGGCACAAAAACTGTAATATGTAGGTAATACCTtaagtattttatacaaaatataatgttaaCAGACAACTTTCTAAGTCACTATTCGACTGATGAGAGAAAATTATAATCGAATCCAATCGAAGTTTTGATCGATAATCGGAGTTGTAACCgcaaagtatttattatttacgtttttcGGTATGAATCAATAttcctaaaaatataatatacaaagcaTTCAGTTCTTGTATTAAATTCATAAACAATATTGAATATGTTaaggttatatttaaaaatttaaaaaaaaaacttatcaaatatatttttttgtaataacaacTTAAAGTTGGTTACTTTAAGATCATCAATTAATTTATTGGCGCTACAAAAAGTCTATTATAAGTAGTAACAGTAATGGATAGGCTTTTACacattttattagaataaaatgtGTACTTGTACATATAAGACGACCTTGCGACTAGGAGGTGAAGGCCACGCGCGGTTTCCGCTCGTCTCAACGGGAGCGCATCAGTGAAAGATATGCCGGTGCAGTTCCGGCGCTGCACGCTGCACTCGGTCATTAGGTCAACCCCACGCGCGGCTAAGAGGGGACTGAGAGGGGCTCGCGAGCTACTGCGTCCGCGCATGCCAGTCTTTACCACCATGCACGGTGCGTTTGCGTTTCAACCAAAGCGCCACTAGCGCACGCGTCCGCGCATTGCGAAGCGTCGCGTGCGCCGTTCCTTTTGCCCACCTCAATGTGTTGCGTTGGTTGCAGGCCGCTGACTGACTGGACTGTGACTATGAAGAGGATCAGGTTACTGCTGGTCTTCACGACGCTCCTTTTACAGGTGAGTTTGTCTATTCCAAAAAGCAATTAATTTTATCGATAGTAATTTGTTATTAAGcgatttcataattaaaacaaattttgacCTTTTTTGTTGTACTTACGAACtaggaaacgaaaaaaaattaacacgtgatttattatcaatttttttctcattgttatattttgtgcgaatattttataaatatatgtgatattttttttggtatacTTTATAACTTAACTTCTAACTATAACTTCTTTAaacttttcaaataaagaagtagaaaataaaattaatataacaatgataaattattgttttttactttttttgtttttctttatattacgcaattatatgtacatataaatgcCTGTCAttagttatttttgttacaCGTAGTTTTGTTACAgtatcaaaatgaaaatattgaaacCATGCCGTTAAATCTATTTCGTTCGTACAAACTAAACGCTTAATGGCTTTTATTATATGTGCATCGTCATTGGTTCGCTCACTGAACAATATACCATTAGATTTCACCGCAACAGCTAcaatcatttttatatcaacGTATTCACTATCGCTCATTATAAAAGTAAGAAAATAGAGCTTCCGTTGTATTGATAGTAATAATAGTCCAATAAACATCTGctatttcgttaaaaaaaagtagtaaggaaataattttaatattgaagaaCACATAGTTATTGAAGTTCACAACTGCAagtactataaatataattcgaTATGTATTTAGACATTATTAACAGATTTTTCAGTACATATACGAACATAACCAGTTAGTTCTATTAATACATAACGTATAAACTTAAGTTACAATTTGTagtaattgatatatttaagtGGCAAAAGGAACCAGTATACTTAgagatttcatttttttttatcatgtagCGATagcagaatatttttattttttattacatttatttatcaacataaaaataaatattcataaagtaGTATAATATCTGTTATATACGTATATGTGTTCTCAACACTACTACGTtattcagctttttccgctcgCGTTCCTGGCAAGTAGGCTAATGATTCCGTTAGCACATCCACAAAACAGTGAACCATTGGAAATTAACTGCATATACTGATGTTCATACATCGCAACTTCTCaacttgaaatatattattacatgtaAATATTGAGAGACGTTAAGTCGAAAGTTTGCTTTcaccataaaatataaaacatataaagtttatataataCGCTATAATGGAAAAGCTAAAATTGTATTGCAAGTAATAAATTACGTAATCATTAACGCGATATTTAAAACGATAACGAGTGTCACGTTGAGTCAATAAACGCTACAATACCTTCAGATTTGCACTTTCACTGTGGGTAAAATTTGTAACTACAATGATGCAACATTTTGTGCGGGCAATTTCCTTTTTAGCCGTGATCATTACTGAGCGAGTTGAATAATTCTAATATGAAGTATTACAAAGACTAACTTATCgtcataaaaaaagtttaagcaGTTATTTTTACTCATTTTAATCAGCCTTATCTTCATAAACAAACAACTTAATGAATAGTAAATTTGAGTGAAATTTAGCAGGCCGTAAAGTTATATTGCTTGGTTTTTTAAGTATATTCAAGATTTCATTTAATTGCTTCCACAcatagcattttttaaattaatatagctcattgtatctaatatttttaaacgagcaattattgtatatataatctgaatctcagaaacggctttaacgattttcatgaaatttagtatataggaggtttcgagggtgataaatccatctagctaggatttatttttagaaatgtcgttttatccctgttcttatgaaaaaatggctacaatattgttagaatacgaaggtaaatttcgcaattgtcgataaagttgtaatagctcagaaGGAAAATCGACCGGTTGGAATCGACCGAGAAGATCACAGTTCAAATCCCCaggtctccagatcgattatttttttccatttttttctaattgtactcatgattttttctttaaataaccagttcatatttttattattatgtcggtaaaatcagaaaatattaTTCGTAATTTATCATCAGCCCGCTACTGATATCTGTCACCCAGGtactgatattaaaaaataatctgtaAAGGACAACGTGAGTTGCCAATCACTTCAATTTATTGGAAACAAAAATCTATTACAATTGTTAATATGATGTACACATATTTGTACACGAACAAAatgtactttaaataataaagaaagccTAGTCTAGTACGCGAATCCAACAAAATGAATTTCAGTAAAAGTTTGCcggtaaacttttattattgctACTTTTTACATACTAATTTCATAGTTAGAATTCGCGCCCAAATTTCAGTTTTTACATTcaagattataaataataactatttattaaagattaataatgaattttaagTTGTGCCATAAGTTGTACAGTACGTAAATAGTTATTTTCCTTTCGTCAATTAGTcactttttttacgaaattaaaCTAAGTTAGAGCTTCAAGGGAAAAGTTTAGCGCACGCACGTGATTTTTCGCAAGGTCGACTCCGagatcaataaaaattaaattaaaaattaaaaaaaaaacccgatacAATAAtctgagttgcctttaaaaaataaaaaataattaaagaaactcgatcttaaagtacctaagtatgtacgagtattaataattcaaaaaaaaaaaaaaaatacatcgcgttgAGGAACCGttactacttatttattacctactatttattttttcattagtatcaCATGCCTACCTCTTTTACCCGAGCCTTATTATTTGGGCAGACGTCGTTTCCGAACGGTCGTATCCGAAACGCAATAtattgaagtaattttataaaagttttcttttcataattttatttctaaattcatCTATGTTGCTTAGTTAAGTTAGGTAAGTTTAGACTATTTGTCATTGAATTGTTAGGTTTGGAGCGGCCCCTaacgcgatgtatttttttttttagaattattaatactcgtacatacttaggtactttaagattgagtttcttttTATAGGTACACTTATGATAATGTAGATTTTGTTTCTCCCCACCACATATATTTGCAGATATTGGGTATTTTCCCCACTTTTACCCCCAGAGTTTTTTCagggctcaaccgattttcattgaacatattattttgtaatgcgcACGTGATGCGCTTTCATTTGAGACCCCATTAGATTATATTTGCAGACATTCGGTTATTCTTCCCCAATTTCACCCCCCACAACTTTTAAACGATTCAACCGGTTTTTATCCAACATATCTAAAATCACTCGCCCGTAACtcacctttcatacaaaaaaaaaaactaaattaaaatcgcTTCATCCGTCCGCAAGCTACGGtgccacagacagacagacacgtcaaacttataacacccctctttttgcgtcggggattaaaaaataataatagtagaatAAATTgcaatatatacaattattataataatttaaattttgacacTTTGtacagtattaaattaaaaaaattatagatctTAGTTTCAAATTTGAAATTGaggtttttaaaattgttgataAGATGTTGCATTTGTATTTAAAGCTAATTTAGAATAGCGAATAAATGTAGATTTTTAATGATATGAATGACCTaaaacgtttttataaaatgGTATTTACGTTTTGAAGATGAAAGTGTAATACTAAATATTTGGCTTTAAAAAATgaggtaaaaaaattaataccgcTTCCTTCGATTTGTAGATTATACAGTTAGCCTAGCGGTCCTTAATCTTATGCGGTGTGGGTCACATTTAAGTTTTCATTAGAACAGTTTTTTTCGTgtacatatttatgtttatgaGTTCGTATTGAAGAATTGGATATTTCTAGCCAAAATAAAGTAACTAAAAATCTAAGAGAATTTTCGTGTAGCAATTTAAATTCAATGTCATAGTTGTCAGAGTTGGATACGGAACAAACCTAAAATACTCGTAGAAGTAACGCGAGGAAACACTAACTAACCAAATCTAAATACTTTTTAGttctaaatatatgtattttatttggaGCATAATTATAGAGgagattataataattttggtgaaaattgtttttacataaaacaattgtacaaaaacaattttagacACGTCGCGGTGTTAACAATCTTGTTATCTATTTTCTTCTCTATCTTCTCTTTATCGTCAGTATAAACACCGATGTAACCCTTTAAACATTATTAGGAATTACAAACAATGTTAAACGAAAACAAAATCCGGTCTGGACAACTTTCATCTCTGCTGTACTAAATTTTAACGGAATGTCTTATCTGTGTTGTGGACGACctttacctattttttatgattattttttatttacttcgcTGTTTATAACTACTAATATAAATGTGCTACCTGAGTAACTTTTGTAATTATACTATCTGAcgccgcaaacgttattttgccatacaTGTTGTAaatccccttataacttaggggtatgaaaaataaatgttggccgattttgagacctacccgatatgcacacaaaatttcagtTCAGTTGTTTCGGAgcagtattgtaactaacattgtgacacgagaattttatatataagaagattaaTTGTTAAAAACTAAACAAGTCCGTTATTATGCTACTtctcaattaatataaataaaaataaattgttgatgAATGTATACTTCCCAGGGATTGTAGTAAATTGGGTAATTGTCTTTTTTTGCGTTCTTTGTTTTCAGAATATTGCTCAAAGattgttttttaaatcgatatctTCATTAAAAAATCATATGACAGTCTGGTGTTCGCCTgatcagctagtttattatatttttttatagtttacttTTATGATTACATGTTTGAGGAATTATGATAATTACAATCGAGAGGAAACGGAAGTGGTTGAAGACCTATGCTTTCACCTGCGCACTGACACCTGACACTTATATGTTACTTTGTCAATTTGATAACTAGTAAGAAtaaattgcaattttttataattgaagtATTGTCTTCGTTTGTGTCCTGTTTGTATTGAATTCaatagttatacatatatatattataactgaaAAACACGGAAatgttttagcaaaaaaaagtAAGTAGCTTTAAGCTTTGTTCGCTCTTACAGTAGCGCATTACAAGACGTACTTATGATGACACgtattaagtattatatatagGTGTTCATTCCGTAAAAtacaaattcaatttttttttacgagtTTCGTGTTACGTGAACTATTTTTAGCTAATAGGTAGTTGTTATAGATTACAATGCCTCAATTCCTAagtgatttatatttttctctctgttaaaactataaaagaATAGCGATATCTTATCGATAGCGTCTTACAACCAAGGCATACAATGATATGAATATTAATGATAGTATTGTTTTCTCTTAAACATCATCGCTTACAACATGAAAACAGACGATATGcttattaaaatagtattttattacagaGTCGTAAAAAGTCACGCTGGCATTCACGCACGCAGTACAATGTTATGCTTTCatactttttgaaatatattcgcGATGCAAGTTAATATCGCGAAATGTGAAGTTTATAATACCTAACTCTACTTTCAACTTTCGATGTTACAATAACTGATCTCACAATAAAACTATGCCCTTCTTTGCGGATAGTCAAAGAaagctgtaatttttttttaaacctgcGCATGTTTGCGTAGGTCCGGTGCTTTCTTCGATGATCTCGAGCAGTAGGTAATTTCTAACCGGTTTAGAAAATACGATAGCAACAGCATAGCCCGGGGCCTGTCAAagtcatatttatatttgttactttaaaaGTGTTAGTACCTGAAGTAATTAGGACGATCTATAATTGTGTAAGTGTAAATTAACAGATTAAATAGTAACaatgaaataacatttaatagCCGGTAAAAtgcacataaaaaaattaggttACTCACTGTCTTGTTTATTAAACTTCGTTTTTTTAgatatatcaatttaaatagAAGTTCATTTAACAGAATATATATATGGATTCAAGAAGAAAATacgtgtttttaaaattaaaattttgttttttttctgcCATCGTCCGTAAGGCTTACATATAAGGCTATAGAATCAGCTAGAAGCTGCATGTAGAAAGCCGACGGAACTCATCTCAACGGTGTGATTGCGctgattaatattataattgatcTCGCCAGCTATCCATCAGAGTAGAAAGTCGGAAAGAATGAGCAATCGAGAGATGCCGAGCCAGTCGCACGCGCGTGCCGCCAACTAGAGTGCGACGCGCCCGCGCGTCGGAATGTTCTATACCCAACGATGCAttccatataaatattaaatcacttacttttataatacgtacatattacttttaaattcaaccaaattttaaaagtaCTACTTACACTTATATATCTTCATCAATTTCATCGATTTATagttacaaaatattcaattttcaggttttttttttctttaatttgttgaaaatagaatataatagatattttttgtttattttcaggaTGCAATATGCGAGCCACCGATAGATTCAGCCTCGCTCCCCTTAGAACACCGAGGTGGAGCGTATGGCCCACCTCTTCCTGCTTCGCATACAGATGATCCCTGGCCCCTCGCAACACCAGATAGTCCAAAAATAAAGCATCTACAAGTGCAATGTGAAAAAACTCACATGAGAGTTAATATCGAATTTGATCGACCTTTCTACGGTATGATATTCTCAAAGGGATTTTACAGTGATCCTCACTGCATGCACTTGAAACCAGGAACGGGACATTTGAGCGCAACGTTTGAAATATTCCTTAATAGTTGTGGCATGTCAAGTTCAGCTAATCACAACGTAGCAGCTTATGGAAGTCCTACACCAAGTGGATCATATGTTGAAAACACAATCATAGTTCAGTACGACCCCTACGTTCAAGAGGTATGGGATCAAGCTCGAAAATTAAGATGTACGTGGTACGACTTTTATGAAAAGGCAGTCACTTTCAGACCGTTCCAAGTAGATATGTTACATGCTGTTACAGCTAACTTTCTCGGCGACAACTTGCAATGCTGGATGCAAATACAAGTAGGAAAGGGGCCTTGGGCTTCGGAAGTGTCGGGTATAGTAAAAATTGGACAAACTATGACAATGGTTCTAGCAATTAAAGATGACGAAAATAAATTCGACATGCTTGTAAGAAACTGTGTCGCACATGATGGTAAACGTGCACCTATTCAACTGGTAGATCAATACGGATGCGTTGTAAGACCTAAAATAATgagtaaattccaaaaaattaaaaactttggtCAATCCGCCTCAGTTGTGTCATTTGCTTACTTCCAAGCATTTAAATTCCCAGATTCTATGAATGTTCACTTCCAATGTGTAATCCAAGTTTGTCGTTACAACTGCCCTGAACCTAAATGTGGCGGCTTAGGAGCTGATTATGGTGTTCCTTTGTTGGGTGGTAATGCCTTAACAGGAGGAGAGTATGGGTTACCCAATGGAGGTCATGGAGAATATGGACCACCTCCACCCGCACCGCATTCTGAATATGGAGTGCCACCAGCATTCCCAGACCCACGACATCCTGCTGATGTTCAAGGAGCATATTCAGAAAAACGAGAGGATTCGGTACCACCCCCTCAAGCACAAGTTTCATCAACACCTAATGCACCTAGTCCATCATCACCTGCACCTAATCGTGAAGATGATGATGTCAATCTACCACCGCCTCCACCACCGGGACGTCGCGGTGTTTACAACACAGTGAAGAGGAAAGATGAAGGCCACGGTAACCTTGCAACACTAGGCGGACGTCCACGATCAGTAGAAGATTTACCTGAAAGTTTACTTGGAATAAGAAGGAGACGTGAAACGTCAGTATCAGTATCAACACGAATTTATAAACGTGATACTCAAGAGATGACTGATGTCAATACGAGTCGAACGATTCAAGTAGTAGCACCAGGAGACGTAAACTTTGCTTTAAATAACGCTGCAGCTAATGAGACTGTTGTGATCCAGTCCCCAGCAACAGATCCAGAAACGATATGCATGTCCGTGCCATCTTTCGTAGCTGGTCTCGTTATGCTATTATTGGTATTGGTTGTGGCATCTTTAGTAGCCGCGTTTCTTTTCGTGCGCGTTCGTGCGCTCGATAGGAAGGGCGCGCATGGCGCCACCGCATACTTCGAGACTGATTATGTGAAGCATACGAATTAACGACGATGAAAAGCGTGAATGTGATGCGTGGACATTCCATAAACTCTTCTCGGATCCAAAGAGCGTGCGAGTGTCGGCCCCGGCCGGACGGCGGCCAGTTGTCGCGGTCGCGATCGAGACTCGGTGACATGtgacttatttatttagtaatttaaacGTGTGATGTATATGTTCgactttttgtaaattattttatttgtgtgaaAACACTAACTGTACTGCCCTTATATAGTCGATATGCCtgttgtaattttgtaaagagTCGTAAGATAAGAGATAGACTAAGTTGTATACCAATAAAAAGTCGTGTGAGtgttgatgttatttttatcttaCTGGTGAAAATTATCTAACAAATAATTTGGATTACTTTCTAAAAGcataaagtttaaaaagttCTCATATcttcgatttaaataaaaaacctgTTTAAGGTTAGGTAACGCCAATTCTGAAGATGCATtatttccaaggtggtatttTGTTATATCTTGTAGACTTGCAATAATCCGTAGAAGGcgaaaataaattcataacTGAAGGACACTCTTCTTTTCTTggacttttatataaaactttaagcATTTTATCGTGTTTTTCTGCAATTATATCCAAAATATCCTAAAaagtaaaactatatttttttcatacttttcatatagaaataataataaaaaaattaaaaattataaaaaattataggatattaaaatgttcttaaattaaattaaaaaggaatattaagatttttttttatattagtattaaaataaataaaataggtattaattattaattaggtTAGAATGGGTTTGCAGTTTACGCTTagggccatccataaattacgtcacacttTAAGGGGAAGTAGGTGGCGACGAAGTTTGATATGGGATGGAGTTCACGGTCACTATCAACACTAATATTTGTGAGACATGTATTCCATGGTCAATGGTGTCCTATAGTGTCGCTCATGACAATGGCGTCCCTAAaatatcgtgtttttttttttacaactaagtcggcaaacaatcgtacggctgacctgatggtaagcgattaccgtagcctatatacgcctgcaacactaaaagcatcggaatcgttgccgatcctatcgcCAAATCGCCTAGCAGCTCTGGtccccttactcaccacaagaaccaCAATATTGTTTGAATacatagcagtattatttagctgtggtcttttgtaaggtcgaggtgttTACCCAGCCAGGCCGCTACAGATTTTAAgaaggatatatcctgctgtatcctacctcagatatatttatttaaagatttctAAAATGACAATCCCATAT
Encoded here:
- the LOC123669700 gene encoding uncharacterized protein LOC123669700; the protein is MKRIRLLLVFTTLLLQDAICEPPIDSASLPLEHRGGAYGPPLPASHTDDPWPLATPDSPKIKHLQVQCEKTHMRVNIEFDRPFYGMIFSKGFYSDPHCMHLKPGTGHLSATFEIFLNSCGMSSSANHNVAAYGSPTPSGSYVENTIIVQYDPYVQEVWDQARKLRCTWYDFYEKAVTFRPFQVDMLHAVTANFLGDNLQCWMQIQVGKGPWASEVSGIVKIGQTMTMVLAIKDDENKFDMLVRNCVAHDGKRAPIQLVDQYGCVVRPKIMSKFQKIKNFGQSASVVSFAYFQAFKFPDSMNVHFQCVIQVCRYNCPEPKCGGLGADYGVPLLGGNALTGGEYGLPNGGHGEYGPPPPAPHSEYGVPPAFPDPRHPADVQGAYSEKREDSVPPPQAQVSSTPNAPSPSSPAPNREDDDVNLPPPPPPGRRGVYNTVKRKDEGHGNLATLGGRPRSVEDLPESLLGIRRRRETSVSVSTRIYKRDTQEMTDVNTSRTIQVVAPGDVNFALNNAAANETVVIQSPATDPETICMSVPSFVAGLVMLLLVLVVASLVAAFLFVRVRALDRKGAHGATAYFETDYVKHTN